One genomic segment of Paenibacillus sp. FSL H8-0332 includes these proteins:
- a CDS encoding MarR family transcriptional regulator codes for MTNPPSNDLINSWLSLSLIQMKVAAVLEAKLTENYELSLKEFYVLLFLSEAPEQKLKLQQLESMVGLSQSAVSRLVSRFEAKGCGALERKSCEADRRSIYTSLTAIGQDKVDRAKQTVHEVLQEAFPVDDTQQLLKQLIQLKQS; via the coding sequence ATGACTAACCCCCCTTCGAATGATCTAATTAACAGCTGGTTATCGCTCTCTCTGATACAGATGAAGGTGGCCGCAGTCCTTGAAGCGAAGCTGACCGAGAACTATGAGTTATCGCTTAAGGAATTCTATGTATTGCTGTTTCTGTCCGAAGCCCCTGAGCAAAAGCTGAAGCTCCAGCAGCTGGAATCGATGGTCGGGCTTAGCCAGAGTGCTGTATCCCGGCTGGTCAGCCGCTTCGAAGCCAAGGGCTGCGGAGCGCTGGAGCGCAAGTCTTGCGAGGCAGACCGCAGAAGCATCTATACGTCCCTGACTGCCATTGGGCAGGACAAGGTTGACCGGGCGAAGCAGACCGTTCATGAAGTGCTGCAGGAAGCCTTTCCTGTAGACGACACGCAGCAGCTGCTGAAGCAGCTTATCCAGCTGAAGCAATCCTAG
- a CDS encoding PQ-loop domain-containing transporter, translating to MLFTAMQLVGGLILSVGWIPQIVQIIRTRSVADLSLKAYLLMLLGILLMEAYAVNLAAQGVGLAFLITNSLSLVVVTTVVLLIIRYRPQG from the coding sequence ATGTTATTCACAGCTATGCAGCTGGTTGGCGGTCTTATTCTCTCTGTAGGCTGGATTCCGCAGATTGTGCAGATCATCAGGACCCGTTCGGTTGCAGATCTCAGTCTGAAAGCTTACCTGCTGATGCTGCTGGGTATCCTTCTTATGGAGGCTTATGCGGTTAACCTGGCCGCGCAGGGGGTCGGACTTGCTTTTCTGATCACCAATTCCTTGTCGCTGGTGGTTGTAACAACGGTAGTCTTGCTAATTATCCGCTACCGTCCCCAAGGGTAA
- a CDS encoding DUF1540 domain-containing protein has protein sequence MAKDVLCAVNSCTYWAEENKCNAESIFVAYHSSKQPTQSEETDCKTFESK, from the coding sequence ATGGCAAAAGACGTATTGTGCGCAGTTAATTCTTGCACCTACTGGGCTGAAGAGAACAAATGCAACGCTGAGTCGATCTTCGTTGCTTACCACAGCTCCAAGCAGCCTACACAATCTGAGGAAACAGATTGCAAAACCTTCGAAAGCAAATAA
- a CDS encoding Crp/Fnr family transcriptional regulator gives MILHRGEVLFRQGDGGQNLFKVKSGLFKVTRLHENGNMVLFNLLYPGETVPHHSLISPKEAHGTAVAMMKSEVELIPAAEWYRELRENPEKVMEIALLLQEKVRFMQTRLDHLTVGTPGERMALLTRWLTEYTHGAQLTDLLTQEEIGQLIGVRRETVNRLLRNQG, from the coding sequence ATGATTCTGCACAGAGGTGAGGTCTTATTCCGCCAGGGAGACGGCGGCCAGAACCTGTTCAAGGTGAAGAGCGGACTGTTCAAGGTCACGAGACTGCATGAGAACGGGAACATGGTACTGTTCAACCTGTTATATCCGGGTGAGACTGTTCCGCATCATTCCCTCATTTCGCCGAAGGAGGCGCATGGAACCGCAGTGGCAATGATGAAGAGTGAGGTTGAGCTTATTCCGGCTGCAGAATGGTACCGGGAACTGAGGGAGAATCCTGAGAAAGTGATGGAGATCGCCCTCTTGCTCCAGGAGAAGGTGCGGTTCATGCAGACGAGGCTCGATCATCTCACCGTTGGAACGCCGGGGGAACGGATGGCTCTGCTGACCCGCTGGCTGACCGAATACACTCATGGCGCACAGCTTACAGATCTGCTGACACAGGAAGAGATCGGACAATTGATCGGTGTCCGCCGCGAGACGGTCAACCGTCTGCTGCGGAATCAGGGCTGA
- a CDS encoding NADH:flavin oxidoreductase/NADH oxidase — MTKDLFTPYEYKSLKLKNRVVMPPMCQYSVTNKDGIANDWHYNHYVSRAVGGTGLIIVEMADVDPDGRITDYDLGVWSDEQIPALARIVEASHAHGAKIGIQVAHAGRKAEDAKVPISSSAIPYDSNSKTPHALTTEEVKDMVQKFKRGVERAVQAGFDTIELHGAHGYLIHQFHSPLTNQRTDEYGQDLTLFGREVIAAAKSVMPEDMPLIMRISAREYVKGGYGLQKGLEISRAYKEAGADIFHISSGGEGAVDAENGPGNHAAYQLPLARTIRQELNVPVIAVGRLDEAVLANAVIGNEEADLVAVGRGMLRNPFWTLEAGVTLRKDADIPKQYALGFPR; from the coding sequence ATGACGAAAGATCTGTTCACCCCCTATGAGTATAAAAGCTTAAAACTGAAGAACCGGGTGGTGATGCCGCCCATGTGCCAATATTCAGTTACGAATAAGGATGGAATCGCTAACGACTGGCATTACAACCACTACGTAAGCCGCGCCGTCGGCGGCACCGGATTGATCATTGTCGAGATGGCTGATGTGGACCCGGACGGCCGGATTACCGATTATGATCTGGGCGTCTGGTCTGATGAGCAGATTCCTGCGCTGGCGCGGATTGTGGAAGCCAGTCATGCCCATGGAGCCAAAATCGGAATTCAGGTTGCCCATGCCGGGCGCAAGGCGGAGGATGCCAAGGTTCCTATCTCCTCTTCCGCTATTCCTTATGACAGCAACTCTAAGACTCCCCACGCCCTAACGACAGAGGAAGTTAAAGACATGGTCCAGAAATTCAAGCGCGGCGTAGAGCGTGCGGTTCAGGCCGGGTTCGACACGATTGAGCTGCACGGTGCCCACGGGTATCTGATTCACCAGTTTCACTCGCCGTTGACCAACCAGCGGACTGATGAGTATGGACAGGATCTGACTTTGTTCGGCCGGGAGGTTATCGCTGCCGCCAAGAGCGTGATGCCTGAGGATATGCCGCTGATCATGCGGATTTCCGCCAGAGAATATGTGAAAGGCGGTTACGGCCTCCAAAAGGGTCTGGAGATCAGCAGAGCCTATAAGGAAGCCGGGGCCGATATTTTCCATATCAGCTCAGGCGGTGAGGGAGCCGTTGACGCAGAGAATGGACCTGGCAACCATGCAGCCTATCAGTTACCGCTGGCAAGAACCATCCGCCAGGAGCTGAACGTGCCGGTGATTGCTGTCGGCCGGTTGGATGAAGCGGTTCTTGCCAACGCCGTCATCGGCAATGAAGAAGCTGACTTGGTGGCGGTGGGCCGGGGAATGCTCCGTAATCCTTTCTGGACGCTGGAAGCCGGTGTGACGCTGCGCAAAGACGCAGATATACCTAAGCAGTATGCATTAGGATTCCCGCGTTAA
- a CDS encoding class I SAM-dependent methyltransferase, protein MKQNKYDDAGFFANYSQMPRSTGGLEAAGEWEVFRTLLPDLAGQRVLDLGCGFGWHCRYAREQGAASVVGIDLSANMLERARAMTDDPKIEYLQLAIEDAAFGAEQFDTVISSLAIHYIEDFGRLCRQVRHGLKPGGAFVFSVEHPIFTALAAQDWHYSPDGEKQHWPVDNYHLEGLRLADFLEHKVAKYHRTTATYLNTLLHSGFGLKQMSELQPTPEMLEKNPAWQEETRRPMFLLLSAVKQEQPDLIS, encoded by the coding sequence ATGAAGCAAAATAAGTATGACGACGCGGGTTTCTTTGCGAATTACAGCCAGATGCCCCGCTCTACGGGCGGACTGGAGGCTGCCGGAGAATGGGAGGTCTTCCGTACCCTGCTGCCTGATCTGGCGGGCCAGCGGGTGCTTGATCTGGGGTGCGGTTTCGGCTGGCACTGCCGGTATGCCCGGGAGCAGGGGGCGGCTTCAGTCGTAGGCATAGATCTCTCCGCCAATATGCTGGAGCGTGCCCGTGCAATGACGGACGACCCGAAGATTGAGTATCTCCAGCTCGCGATTGAGGATGCCGCATTCGGGGCAGAGCAGTTTGATACCGTGATCAGCTCGCTGGCGATCCACTATATTGAAGATTTCGGCAGACTCTGCCGCCAGGTCCGGCATGGCCTGAAGCCCGGCGGAGCCTTCGTCTTCTCTGTAGAGCATCCAATCTTCACCGCGCTCGCCGCGCAGGATTGGCATTACAGCCCTGACGGGGAGAAGCAGCATTGGCCCGTGGACAACTACCATCTGGAAGGGCTAAGACTGGCTGATTTTCTCGAACACAAGGTTGCAAAATACCACCGGACCACCGCCACCTACCTCAATACGCTGCTCCATTCCGGCTTCGGCCTGAAGCAGATGTCGGAGCTGCAGCCGACCCCTGAGATGCTGGAGAAGAATCCGGCCTGGCAGGAGGAGACGCGGCGTCCGATGTTTCTGCTGCTGTCGGCGGTGAAGCAGGAACAGCCGGATCTTATTTCATAA
- a CDS encoding DUF4349 domain-containing protein — translation MRKWGLHYLLYLVVVAVVLTGCGASSNNSDSAANSESAFRNEAGSDGSAESAPAAVEAKEDSQANTAMAVNDQAAVKGGGGNSAVPGADAGQGNDASAGFTGTDVVAGLNKKLIYKANLNMEVSDYGAAQTEVRNMVTLAGGYIIEFSENMSEYEQGGTFILKVPAAGFSPFLNNLEKIKHEKLQRSIQGQDVSEEYVDLESRLKAKQMMETQYIDFMKKATKPADLVQFANQLGEIQEQIEQIKGRMRYIDQNVSFSTVELRLYQTEKNLTLTQTNSEGPLGERASEALKGSMKALSVMFQWLVVVLAAALPVLLVAGVVVALVLWLRKSFKRRQPAHTEQARLGGNRLPDRESQPHPEAAPVVPAATEEENTDKQNK, via the coding sequence ATGCGAAAATGGGGTCTGCATTACTTATTGTATCTAGTGGTTGTAGCCGTAGTTCTGACGGGCTGCGGCGCGTCGAGTAACAATTCAGATTCGGCAGCGAATTCAGAAAGCGCGTTCAGAAATGAAGCAGGATCAGACGGATCAGCGGAGAGTGCGCCTGCTGCGGTGGAGGCCAAGGAGGATAGTCAAGCTAACACGGCGATGGCTGTCAATGATCAGGCTGCAGTGAAGGGCGGCGGCGGAAATTCGGCAGTCCCTGGGGCGGATGCTGGGCAAGGGAACGATGCTTCTGCCGGATTCACCGGTACCGATGTGGTGGCAGGACTGAACAAAAAGCTGATCTACAAGGCGAACCTCAATATGGAGGTAAGCGACTACGGAGCGGCGCAGACCGAAGTGCGGAATATGGTTACTCTGGCCGGGGGCTACATTATTGAATTCTCAGAGAATATGTCTGAATATGAACAAGGTGGAACCTTCATCCTAAAAGTGCCCGCGGCGGGCTTCTCACCGTTCCTGAACAATCTGGAGAAGATTAAGCATGAGAAGCTCCAGAGAAGCATCCAGGGGCAAGATGTGTCGGAGGAATATGTGGACCTCGAGTCGCGCCTTAAGGCGAAGCAGATGATGGAGACGCAGTATATTGATTTTATGAAAAAAGCGACCAAACCGGCTGATCTCGTCCAGTTCGCCAACCAGCTTGGGGAAATCCAGGAGCAAATTGAACAGATCAAGGGCAGAATGCGGTATATCGATCAGAATGTATCTTTCTCTACAGTGGAGCTTCGCCTGTACCAGACTGAGAAGAATCTTACCCTTACACAGACTAATTCCGAGGGGCCGCTGGGTGAACGGGCTTCGGAAGCGCTCAAGGGCAGCATGAAGGCGTTGTCTGTGATGTTCCAGTGGCTTGTTGTTGTACTCGCGGCTGCTCTCCCCGTACTGCTTGTAGCTGGAGTCGTGGTGGCGCTGGTGCTCTGGTTACGGAAAAGCTTCAAGCGGCGGCAACCTGCGCACACTGAACAGGCACGGCTGGGCGGCAACCGTCTGCCGGACCGGGAATCGCAGCCTCATCCTGAAGCGGCACCTGTAGTACCGGCCGCAACGGAAGAGGAGAATACGGATAAGCAGAACAAGTAG
- the msrA gene encoding peptide-methionine (S)-S-oxide reductase MsrA has product MSEFQADSINFKTEQATFAGGCFWCMVSPFEELPGIVKIISGYTGGHTVNPTYEEVCSETTGHVEAVQITFNPDIFPYSKLLELFWQQIDPTDAGGQFHDRGTSYGTAIFTHSEEQRQQAEASKAALQASGRFSAPIVTPILPAKPFYPAEEYHQGYHHKNPGHYKRYRKGSGREAFIESHWTHKEDPQSLKERLTPLQYEVTQNSATESPFRNEFWDHHGDGIYVDIVSGEPLFSSEDKFDSGCGWPSFTRPMRDYAVKEKSDLSHLMIRTEVRSKIADSHLGHVFNDGPGANGLRYCINSAALRFVPKEDLEKEGYGEYRVLFQHA; this is encoded by the coding sequence TGGTGTATGGTCTCCCCTTTTGAAGAGCTTCCCGGCATTGTCAAGATTATCTCCGGCTATACAGGCGGACATACCGTGAACCCTACCTACGAAGAGGTATGCTCGGAAACCACCGGACATGTTGAGGCGGTGCAGATTACGTTCAATCCGGATATTTTCCCATATAGCAAGCTGCTTGAGCTGTTCTGGCAGCAGATTGACCCGACCGATGCCGGAGGGCAATTCCATGACCGCGGCACCTCTTACGGAACGGCCATCTTCACCCATTCAGAGGAGCAGCGCCAGCAGGCAGAGGCTTCCAAGGCTGCCCTTCAGGCCAGCGGAAGGTTCTCCGCTCCGATTGTGACGCCTATTCTTCCAGCTAAGCCCTTCTATCCCGCTGAAGAATATCATCAGGGCTATCATCATAAGAATCCCGGCCATTACAAGCGTTACCGCAAGGGTTCGGGCCGGGAAGCGTTCATTGAGTCTCACTGGACGCATAAGGAGGACCCGCAGAGCCTGAAGGAGCGCCTGACTCCGCTTCAATATGAAGTGACGCAGAACAGCGCTACGGAATCTCCATTCCGCAACGAATTCTGGGATCATCACGGGGACGGGATTTATGTGGATATTGTCTCCGGAGAGCCGCTGTTCAGCTCAGAGGATAAGTTCGATTCCGGCTGCGGCTGGCCGAGCTTCACGCGTCCGATGCGAGACTACGCGGTCAAGGAGAAAAGCGATCTCAGCCACCTGATGATCCGCACCGAGGTACGCAGCAAGATAGCGGATTCCCACTTGGGCCATGTGTTCAATGACGGCCCCGGCGCGAACGGACTGCGGTACTGCATCAACTCGGCAGCTCTGCGCTTTGTTCCCAAAGAGGACCTGGAGAAGGAAGGCTACGGCGAGTACCGCGTGCTCTTCCAGCATGCTTGA
- a CDS encoding YitT family protein — protein MRKQDSGMSLPLRLAIILTGTLLLAFTYYHINYQNHLTEGGFVGLSLLGKYVLGISPSLSILILDIPVLIIAIIFKGKSFVVNTFISVVAFTVFYGLMERYSGWVIDLQDNLPVAALLSGVLTGLGAGMVLLGGGASGGDDILSVLISEWKGIKVGTVFILMDVIVLAFSLFYMPLRETLYTVMAVVVAGYVITFTTSLGRRKQVQAPKIPSALAKTQEGTVNVNNAM, from the coding sequence ATGAGGAAACAAGACAGTGGCATGAGTTTGCCGCTCCGGTTAGCTATAATTTTGACCGGAACACTATTGCTTGCATTTACGTATTATCACATTAATTATCAGAACCACTTGACCGAAGGCGGGTTCGTAGGATTGTCGCTGCTCGGCAAGTATGTACTGGGGATTTCACCATCACTAAGCATCCTGATTTTGGACATTCCGGTACTCATCATCGCAATCATTTTCAAAGGAAAATCATTCGTAGTGAACACCTTCATATCCGTAGTGGCCTTCACGGTGTTCTACGGGCTGATGGAACGCTATTCCGGCTGGGTTATTGACCTGCAGGATAACTTGCCGGTTGCGGCGCTGTTGTCCGGGGTATTGACAGGTCTGGGCGCAGGAATGGTCCTGCTGGGCGGCGGGGCGAGCGGCGGGGACGATATTTTGTCCGTGCTGATCAGTGAATGGAAAGGTATTAAGGTAGGAACCGTATTTATCCTGATGGATGTAATCGTTCTGGCTTTTTCTCTCTTCTATATGCCGTTAAGAGAAACGCTGTATACGGTGATGGCTGTAGTTGTAGCCGGTTATGTAATCACTTTTACAACCTCTCTGGGCAGACGGAAGCAGGTTCAGGCACCTAAGATTCCGTCCGCACTTGCCAAGACTCAGGAAGGCACAGTGAATGTGAATAATGCAATGTGA
- a CDS encoding undecaprenyl-diphosphate phosphatase, whose translation MELLTIVKAIILGIVEGLTEFAPVSSTGHMIIVDDMWLKSQEFLGKYTANSFKVVIQLGSILAVVIIFRNRFIDLLGLGKLSRKDLAVVPEGQRQAPAEGRLKLTHILVGLLPAGIFGFVLEDYIDEHLFSTFTVLIGLVVGALFMICADRFAPGNARTESVDQITYRQALSVGLIQCISLWPGFSRSGSTISGGVLLGMSHRAAADFTFIMAVPIMAGASLISLLKNWQYFTLDALPFFIVGFISAFVFALVSMRFFLKLINRIKLLPFAIYRIVLAGVVYLIWF comes from the coding sequence ATGGAGCTGCTGACCATTGTCAAAGCAATCATTCTGGGCATTGTAGAAGGGCTGACCGAATTTGCTCCGGTATCCTCGACAGGCCATATGATCATCGTTGATGATATGTGGCTTAAATCACAGGAATTCCTGGGGAAGTATACGGCCAACTCTTTCAAGGTAGTGATTCAATTAGGCTCTATTCTTGCAGTCGTCATTATTTTCCGTAACCGGTTCATTGATCTGCTGGGCCTCGGGAAGCTCAGCCGCAAGGACCTGGCCGTAGTGCCGGAAGGGCAGCGGCAGGCTCCGGCAGAAGGACGTCTGAAGCTGACGCATATTCTTGTCGGACTGCTTCCGGCCGGAATCTTCGGATTTGTGCTGGAGGATTACATCGATGAGCATCTGTTCTCTACCTTTACTGTGCTGATTGGACTTGTGGTTGGAGCGTTATTCATGATCTGCGCCGACCGTTTTGCGCCTGGAAATGCCCGGACTGAGAGTGTGGACCAAATTACATATAGGCAGGCGCTATCAGTCGGATTGATCCAATGTATCTCCCTGTGGCCGGGCTTCTCGCGGTCCGGCTCGACGATATCCGGCGGGGTTCTGCTGGGCATGAGCCACCGTGCGGCAGCCGATTTCACCTTCATCATGGCGGTGCCGATTATGGCCGGGGCAAGCCTGATTTCACTGCTGAAGAACTGGCAGTATTTTACGCTGGATGCCTTGCCGTTCTTCATTGTCGGGTTCATCAGCGCCTTCGTATTCGCACTGGTATCGATGCGTTTCTTCCTGAAGCTGATTAACCGGATCAAGCTGTTGCCCTTCGCAATCTACCGGATTGTGCTTGCCGGTGTGGTCTATCTGATCTGGTTCTGA
- the metE gene encoding 5-methyltetrahydropteroyltriglutamate--homocysteine S-methyltransferase yields the protein MSKGIKTSSLGYPRIGKNREWKKLLEAYWAGKIDEQSFRSQMEDIQLQHLQTQQQAGIDLIPVGDFTFYDHVLDTAAMFGIVPARYGYKGGEIPLDLYFAMARGNAEAPACEMTKWFNTNYHYIVPEIGSLTPVLTANKPLAAYRFAKERAGIEGKPVIVGLYTFLKLSKGFPAADIAAVATRFLPLYVQLLQELQAEGVAWVQIDEPAIVTGLTAEDTALLQNIYSEIAAAVPGLNLMLQTYFEAAEPLEALLALPVQGLGLDFVHDGGKNLESVARLGWPQDKTLGAGILDGRNIWRADTDVKLELVAKLLTYVPQEQLILQPASSLLHVPVTVEGEVKLKAAVKNALAFANEKLAELVLIAAAANEGRERYAAELERSREVLAVFRALPERGREDVAEQVRALAQLPDHRSLPFAERVKVQQEKWRLPLLPTTTIGSFPQTVEVRQARLKWRKGVWNQERYDLFIERQIAEAITLQEELGLDVLVHGEFERTDMVEFFGEKLAGYLFTADGWVQSYGSRCVKPPVIYADVAFIEPMTVKESVYAQSLTKLPVKGMLTGPVTILNWSFVRDDLSREAVAGQIALALRHEVSALEEAGIEMIQVDEPAIREGLPLKARDHEYYLNWAVKSFRTATNHVKDTTQVHTHMCYSEFNDMIGSISAMDADVISIETSRSHGELIVSFEEQEYDKGIGLGVYDIHSPRVPVVEEMTSAIERALRVLDVQQFWINPDCGLKTRGWEETTGALRNMVKAAVLVREQHGAVSR from the coding sequence ATGAGTAAAGGAATCAAGACAAGCAGCCTCGGTTATCCGAGAATCGGCAAGAACCGTGAATGGAAGAAATTACTGGAGGCTTATTGGGCCGGGAAAATCGATGAGCAGAGCTTCCGCTCGCAGATGGAGGATATTCAGCTTCAGCATTTGCAGACCCAGCAGCAGGCCGGAATTGATCTGATTCCGGTGGGCGATTTCACCTTCTATGACCATGTGCTGGATACCGCCGCCATGTTCGGAATAGTTCCGGCGCGTTATGGATATAAGGGCGGAGAGATTCCGCTTGATCTGTATTTTGCGATGGCCCGCGGCAATGCAGAAGCCCCGGCTTGCGAGATGACCAAATGGTTCAATACGAACTACCATTACATTGTGCCTGAGATCGGCAGCCTGACCCCGGTATTGACAGCGAATAAACCGCTGGCCGCCTACCGCTTCGCCAAGGAGCGCGCAGGTATTGAGGGCAAGCCGGTTATAGTCGGACTGTATACCTTCCTGAAGCTGTCCAAGGGCTTCCCGGCAGCAGACATCGCCGCCGTTGCCACACGCTTCCTCCCGCTGTATGTACAGCTCCTGCAGGAGCTGCAGGCGGAAGGAGTGGCCTGGGTTCAGATCGATGAACCGGCGATTGTTACCGGCTTAACGGCTGAGGATACCGCGCTGCTGCAGAACATTTACAGTGAGATTGCAGCTGCCGTACCAGGTCTGAACCTGATGCTGCAGACGTACTTCGAAGCTGCGGAGCCGCTTGAAGCATTGCTGGCGCTGCCTGTGCAGGGTCTGGGTCTTGACTTCGTCCATGACGGCGGCAAGAATCTGGAGTCGGTTGCACGCCTGGGCTGGCCGCAGGATAAGACACTCGGCGCCGGTATCCTTGACGGCCGCAACATCTGGCGCGCTGACACCGATGTCAAGCTGGAGCTGGTAGCGAAGCTGCTGACCTATGTGCCTCAGGAGCAGCTGATTCTCCAGCCTGCGTCGAGCCTGCTGCATGTGCCTGTAACGGTTGAGGGCGAGGTCAAGCTGAAGGCTGCGGTCAAGAACGCCTTGGCGTTCGCCAATGAGAAGCTGGCCGAGCTGGTTCTGATTGCGGCAGCCGCGAATGAAGGAAGAGAGCGTTATGCCGCCGAGCTGGAGCGCAGCCGTGAGGTGCTGGCCGTATTCCGTGCCCTGCCGGAGCGCGGACGTGAGGATGTAGCAGAGCAGGTGCGTGCTCTTGCCCAGCTGCCGGACCACCGCAGCCTTCCGTTCGCCGAGCGTGTGAAGGTTCAGCAGGAGAAGTGGCGTCTGCCGCTGCTGCCGACCACGACCATCGGCAGCTTCCCGCAGACGGTTGAAGTCCGCCAAGCCCGTCTGAAATGGCGCAAGGGAGTCTGGAACCAGGAGCGTTATGACCTGTTCATTGAGCGCCAGATCGCTGAAGCGATTACGCTTCAGGAGGAGCTTGGTCTGGATGTCCTGGTACACGGGGAATTCGAGCGTACGGATATGGTGGAGTTCTTCGGGGAGAAGCTGGCCGGCTATCTGTTCACCGCAGACGGCTGGGTTCAGTCGTACGGCTCACGCTGCGTGAAGCCGCCGGTAATCTATGCCGATGTCGCTTTTATAGAGCCGATGACCGTCAAGGAGAGCGTGTATGCCCAGTCACTCACTAAGCTGCCTGTTAAGGGAATGCTGACCGGCCCGGTCACGATCCTGAACTGGTCCTTTGTCCGCGATGATCTCAGCCGCGAAGCGGTGGCCGGACAGATCGCCCTCGCCCTGCGTCATGAAGTATCCGCACTCGAGGAGGCGGGTATCGAGATGATTCAGGTCGATGAGCCGGCGATCCGCGAAGGCCTGCCGCTGAAGGCAAGAGATCATGAGTATTACCTGAACTGGGCGGTGAAATCCTTCCGGACCGCCACGAATCATGTCAAGGACACCACGCAGGTGCATACGCATATGTGCTACAGTGAATTTAATGACATGATCGGTTCGATCTCGGCGATGGATGCGGATGTAATCTCCATTGAGACCTCACGCAGCCATGGTGAGCTGATCGTCAGCTTCGAGGAGCAGGAATACGACAAGGGGATTGGACTGGGTGTGTATGATATCCACAGTCCGCGCGTACCGGTGGTAGAGGAGATGACTTCGGCCATCGAACGTGCGCTGCGCGTGCTGGATGTCCAGCAGTTCTGGATTAATCCCGACTGCGGACTGAAGACACGAGGCTGGGAAGAGACCACAGGCGCACTGCGCAATATGGTGAAGGCCGCGGTCCTGGTAAGAGAGCAGCACGGCGCAGTCAGCCGTTGA